In a single window of the Diospyros lotus cultivar Yz01 chromosome 10, ASM1463336v1, whole genome shotgun sequence genome:
- the LOC127811824 gene encoding autophagy-related protein 18f, whose product MRNDSQKPPGAVPRPGRTNGFIPTSFRTLSNYLRIVSSGASTVASTVRSAASAASAIVDRDNDSGQDQVLWAGFDKLECKGGITRQVLLLGYLSGFQVWDVEEADNVSDLVSRHDGPVSFMQLLPNPIASKRSGDKFSSSRPLLAICADGFLSGGGNVPDAAAPFSGSSLSGRDPTNGGFIPTVVQFYSLRSHSYVHVLKFRSAVYSVRCSARVVAISQAAQIHCFDAATLEREYTILTNPIVTLSSGFSGMGYGPLAVGPRWLAYSGSPVSVSNSGRVNPQNFTPSASFPTSASNGSLVAHYAKESTKQLANGIATLGDIGYKKLSRYYSDLLPESNNSAQSGNAGGKVNGTHGTVNGHSLDAENVGMVIVRDIVGKSVIAQFRAHKSPISSLCFDPSGTLLVTASVQGHNINVFRIMPVQSGSSSGSDSTETYTHLYRLQRGFTNAVIQDIGFSDDSHWIMISSSRGTSHLFAISPFGGAVHFQSPDGCFNGKNSASGVMTKPAVRWPPNSSYQMLNQQNLCASGPPVSLTVVSRIRTANNGWRNTVTGAAAAATGRMGSLSGAIASAFHNCKSNDLHAGTNSLKAKYHLLVFSPSGSMIQYVVQASSGQESAVLVSGLTTYDPALENDPRLVVEAIQKWNICQKQNRREREDNIDIYGENGNSDSSKIFPEGIRNVNSENPDGKFKISPEEKHHLFISEAELQMHQVQIPLWAKPEIYFQSITVNAIRMDREDASGGEIEIEKIPTRMIEARSKDPIPVFDYLQTPNFQQARTPASDCNTTRQLRHQMSGLSENGKLSSRSSSGSLDSMTDGGAVITGLHSGTEKTGWEGFRMSAETTKGFVDNTDSRKSNTRLEIVNNRESSVMEDQIKYVNNNIEGLQMENQFKSDGDEFD is encoded by the exons ATGAGGAATGATAGCCAGAAACCGCCGGGAGCTGTGCCGCGCCCTGGTCGGACCAACGGATTCATTCCTACTTCATTTCGAACGCTCTCGAATTATCTGAGGATCGTCTCTTCCGGCGCTTCGACTGTTGCTTCCACTGTTCGGTCTGCGGCATCGGCTGCGTCTGCCATTGTGGATAGGGATAACGATTCCGGCCAGGATCAA GTTCTGTGGGCTGGGTTTGACAAGTTAGAATGCAAAGGAGGCATCACCCGGCAAGTTCTCTTGCTGGGATATCTGTCTGGTTTCCAGGTTTGGGATGTTGAAGAAGCAGATAATGTCTCCGACCTAGTTTCCAGGCATGATGGACCTGTTTCATTCATGCAGTTGTTACCCAACCCTATAGCATCAAAGAGATCTGGGGATAAATTTTCCAGTAGTCGTCCTTTGCTGGCAATTTGTGCGGATGGATTTCTTTCTGGGGGTGGTAATGTTCCAGATGCTGCTGCTCCTTTTAGTGGGAGCTCCCTAAGTGGCCGTGATCCAACAAATGGTGGTTTTATACCAACTGTTGTTCAGTTCTATTCATTACGATCTCATTCTTATGTACATGTACTGAAGTTCAGATCAGCCGTTTATTCAGTTAGATGCAGCGCTCGAGTTGTGGCTATTTCACAAGCAGCTCAG ATACACTGTTTTGATGCTGCAACCTTGGAAAGGGAATATACCATTCTTACAAATCCTATAGTTACTTTGAGTTCGGGATTTAGTGGAATGGGCTATGGGCCCCTTGCAGTGGGCCCCAGGTGGCTGGCTTATAGTGGAAGTccagtttcagtttcaaatTCCGGGCGCGTTAATCCACAAAATTTTACCCCTTCTGCAAGTTTTCCTACTTCTGCTTCAAATGGGAGCCTGGTTGCACATTATGCAAAAGAATCAACCAAGCAACTTGCTAACGGGATTGCAACTCTAGGGGACATTGGGTATAAGAAGCTATCTAGGTACTACTCTGATCTCTTGCCTGAGAGCAATAATTCTGCACAATCAGGAAATGCTGGCGGCAAGGTCAATGGAACCCATGGAACCGTCAATGGCCATTCACTAGATGCTGAGAATGTTGGAAtg GTTATCGTGAGAGATATTGTTGGTAAATCTGTTATTGCCCAATTCAGAGCACATAAGAGTCCTATTTCATCATTATGCTTTGACCCTAGTGGGACGCTTTTGGTAACGGCTTCAGTTCAGGGTCATAACATAAATGTTTTTCGCATAATGCCGGTGCAAAGCGGAAGTTCTTCTGGATCTGATTCTACTGAAACTTATACGCATCTCTACAGGTTGCAACGGGGTTTTACAAATGCA GTTATCCAGGACATTGGTTTCAGTGATGACAGTCACTGGATTATGATAAGTTCCTCAAGGGGGACAAGCCATCTGTTTGCGATATCTCCTTTTGGGGGAGCAGTTCATTTTCAATCTCCTGATGGTTGTTTTAATGGTAAAAACAGTGCCTCAGGTGTAATGACCAAGCCTGCAGTTCGCTGGCCACCAAATTCAAGTTACCAGATGCTTAATCAACAGAACCTTTGTGCATCTGGTCCTCCTGTTAGCCTTACTGTTGTCAGCAGAATAAGAACTGCAAATAATGGTTGGAGAAACACTGTAACTGGTGCTGCAGCAGCTGCAACTGGAAGGATGGGTTCCCTTTCTGGGGCTATTGCTTCAGCATTCCACAACTGCAAAAGCAATGATTTGCATGCAGGTACTAATTCCTTGAAAGCAAAGTACCATCTGCTGGTTTTCTCTCCTTCTGGCTCTATGATACAATATGTAGTGCAAGCATCATCTGGGCAAGAATCAGCTGTATTGGTGTCTGGGTTAACCACTTATGACCCTGCTCTGGAAAATGATCCAAGGTTAGTAGTTGAGGCAATCCAGAAGTGGAATATTTGCCAGAAGCAGAACCGGAGGGAGCGAGAAGATAATATTGATATATATGGTGAAAATGGAAATTCAGATAGCAGTAAAATATTTCCTGAGGGAATAAGAAATGTTAATAGTGAAAACCCCGATGGTAAATTTAAGATTAGCCCAGAGGAAAagcatcatttatttatatctgAAGCTGAACTGCAGATGCATCAAGTCCAGATTCCATTATGGGCAAAACCTGAG ATATACTTCCAGTCCATTACTGTAAATGCCATCAGAATGGATAGGGAAGATGCTTCTGGAGGGGAAattgagattgagaagataCCAACTCGTATGattgaagcaaggtcaaaagatCCAATTCCAGTTTTCGACTACCTTCAAACCCCCAACTTCCAGCAGGCAAG GACCCCTGCTTCAGATTGTAATACTACCAGGCAGCTCCGTCATCAAATGTCTGGGCTGTCTGAGAATGGCAAGCTTTCAAGCAGGAGCAGCTCTGGCTCACTTGACTCCATGACTGATGGTGGTGCTGTCATCACTGGACTTCACAGTGGTACCGAAAAAACTGGGTGGGAAGGTTTTCGTATGTCAGCAGAAACAACCAAGGGTTTTGTAGATAATACCGACAGCCGTAAATCAAACACCCGGCTTGAGATTGTAAATAATAGAGAGAGCTCGGTGATGGAAGACCAAATTAAGTATGTAAATAATAACATAGAAGGCCTGCAAATGGAGAATCAATTCAAGAGTGATGGGGATGAGTTTGACTAG